From Streptomyces sp. NBC_00775, one genomic window encodes:
- a CDS encoding flavin monoamine oxidase family protein, which produces MSRTNTMHVLRSLAADHAAARRLGIPVAELRGQRLSRRAVLKGAGAVGLAAATGLAAAPGAAAAQTTAAAPRIAVVGAGIAGLTAALTLNDAGLACTLYEANPDRVGGRMYSQRDHWAYGQTSEIGGELIDTSHKKMLELCRRFALPTEDFLGGGPNGAEEVLWFDGGYYSREQADEDFKAVYQALHQDLQNSGEVFWNQTTAAGTALDNMSLYDWIESRVPGGHDSPLGRLFDVAYNVEYGADTTDQSALALVLLMGYQTNPGNFNIWGLSNERYHITGGNDQLPHAIADYLPDDTILQGWSLDAVKANSDGTQTLTFTESGATRTVTADHTILCVPLPVLQQLDLTRAAFDTRMTNLLRDARMGYCTKLNLQFSSRPWRGTGAWPGVSAGECFTDTEVQQTWDTTKVQPGTGGILIQYGGGSLAKSLAPASPFAYESDPYVTGLAKKYLAGIDAFFPGTSAAWTGRAQLSAWHLNPYSLGAYSYWPVGYLHRYAGYEGVAQGNIHIGGEHCSYDFQGFMEGGATEGERAAQEVIAAVS; this is translated from the coding sequence GTGTCCCGTACGAACACGATGCACGTCCTGCGCAGCCTGGCCGCCGACCACGCCGCCGCACGCCGACTGGGCATCCCCGTCGCCGAGTTGCGGGGGCAGCGGCTGAGCCGCCGCGCCGTCCTGAAGGGAGCCGGAGCCGTCGGCCTCGCCGCCGCGACGGGTCTCGCGGCGGCACCCGGAGCCGCCGCCGCCCAGACCACCGCGGCCGCTCCCCGTATCGCCGTCGTGGGCGCCGGAATCGCCGGGCTCACCGCCGCCCTCACCCTGAACGACGCGGGCCTCGCCTGCACGCTCTACGAGGCCAACCCGGACCGCGTCGGCGGCCGCATGTACTCGCAGCGCGACCACTGGGCGTACGGCCAGACCTCCGAGATCGGCGGCGAGCTGATCGACACCAGCCACAAGAAGATGCTGGAGCTGTGCCGCCGCTTCGCGCTGCCCACCGAGGACTTCCTCGGCGGCGGGCCCAATGGAGCCGAGGAAGTCCTCTGGTTCGACGGCGGGTACTACTCGCGTGAGCAGGCCGACGAGGACTTCAAGGCCGTCTACCAGGCCCTCCACCAGGACCTGCAGAACTCCGGCGAGGTGTTCTGGAACCAGACCACGGCGGCGGGCACCGCCCTCGACAACATGTCGCTGTACGACTGGATCGAGTCCCGTGTGCCGGGCGGTCACGACTCGCCCCTCGGACGTCTCTTCGACGTCGCGTACAACGTCGAGTACGGCGCCGACACCACCGACCAGTCCGCGCTGGCCCTCGTCCTGCTGATGGGCTACCAGACCAATCCCGGCAACTTCAACATCTGGGGCCTGTCCAACGAGCGCTACCACATCACCGGCGGCAACGACCAACTCCCGCACGCCATCGCCGACTACCTGCCGGATGACACGATCCTCCAGGGCTGGTCTCTCGACGCGGTCAAGGCCAACAGCGACGGCACGCAGACGCTGACCTTCACCGAGTCCGGTGCCACCCGCACCGTCACCGCCGACCACACCATCCTGTGCGTGCCGCTGCCGGTCCTCCAGCAACTCGACCTCACCCGGGCCGCCTTCGACACCCGGATGACGAACCTGCTACGCGACGCCCGCATGGGCTACTGCACCAAGCTCAACCTGCAGTTCTCCAGCCGCCCCTGGCGCGGCACGGGCGCCTGGCCCGGTGTGTCCGCCGGCGAGTGCTTCACCGACACCGAGGTCCAGCAGACCTGGGACACCACCAAGGTCCAGCCGGGCACGGGCGGCATCCTCATCCAGTACGGCGGCGGCAGCCTTGCCAAGTCGCTGGCGCCCGCGAGCCCGTTCGCGTACGAGAGCGATCCGTACGTCACCGGCCTCGCGAAGAAGTACCTCGCCGGCATCGACGCCTTCTTCCCCGGTACGTCGGCGGCCTGGACGGGCAGGGCCCAGCTCTCCGCCTGGCACCTCAACCCGTACTCCCTGGGCGCCTACTCGTACTGGCCCGTGGGCTATCTCCACCGGTACGCGGGCTACGAGGGGGTCGCCCAGGGCAACATCCACATCGGCGGCGAGCACTGTTCGTACGACTTCCAGGGCTTTATGGAGGGCGGCGCGACCGAAGGCGAGCGTGCCGCCCAGGAGGTGATCGCCGCCGTCAGCTAG
- a CDS encoding PucR family transcriptional regulator: MDSRYDTQGAGITVQRALELPGLRSGLPEILAGADRLQRTVRWVHAGEVPNIASLLKGGELLLTTGYGLGTRPADQRAFVRTLAERGIAALVVELGPRFTRLPAALVETARTAGLPLVQLHREVPFVTVTEEIHTEIVNGHYALLQQAEEVHRRCTEALLGGGGVPQVLSILADFSGNPVFLETADGQLLYAAGAGTGSSGADPLQVWEGLRGQHKEEPPAGTTLVDVPGGGPGTGSVRARLVLLPVSSPVAPVHRIAAERAAGILAVVLMQARQEEELAARGRGDFLTDLAEGRIAAEDAPAQARVLGFKPGASPLLPVVMRLADGLSPGGGWAVLARAVAEELASVGVPVLLGVRPVEGRVPLLLGLRSESERAAVADRVAAALRAGVERAGMQRPGAQPPVVVVGVAGGWAAASAGLRHAAETATAAQGLSDRPWYDARRLDIDLLLWRLRDHPDLAAFVDRAIGPLRDHDNRSKPPLLPTLETYLAHAGRKAETARELHLNRQTLYNRLARIGELLGTDLDDPQTVLALSLALRARRHVP, translated from the coding sequence ATGGACAGCCGTTACGACACGCAAGGCGCCGGAATCACCGTGCAGCGGGCACTGGAGCTGCCCGGGCTGCGCAGCGGGCTGCCGGAGATCCTCGCGGGGGCCGACCGGCTGCAGCGCACCGTGCGCTGGGTGCACGCGGGCGAGGTCCCGAACATCGCCTCGCTCCTCAAGGGCGGCGAACTGCTCCTGACCACGGGCTACGGCCTCGGCACCCGCCCGGCCGACCAGCGCGCCTTCGTCCGCACCCTCGCCGAACGCGGCATCGCGGCGCTCGTCGTGGAACTCGGACCGCGCTTCACCCGGCTGCCCGCGGCCCTCGTGGAGACGGCGCGCACCGCCGGGCTCCCGCTGGTCCAGCTGCACCGCGAGGTGCCGTTCGTGACGGTCACGGAGGAGATCCACACCGAGATCGTCAACGGCCACTACGCGCTGCTCCAGCAGGCCGAGGAGGTGCACCGGCGATGTACCGAGGCGCTCCTCGGCGGCGGCGGTGTCCCCCAAGTCCTCTCCATCCTCGCCGACTTCAGCGGCAATCCCGTCTTCCTGGAGACGGCCGACGGCCAGCTCCTGTACGCCGCCGGGGCCGGGACCGGGTCCTCGGGCGCCGATCCGCTCCAGGTGTGGGAGGGGCTGCGCGGCCAGCACAAGGAGGAGCCGCCCGCCGGAACGACCCTCGTGGACGTGCCGGGCGGCGGCCCCGGCACCGGCTCGGTACGGGCCCGGCTGGTCCTGCTGCCCGTCAGCTCCCCCGTCGCCCCGGTGCACCGGATCGCGGCGGAGCGTGCCGCGGGCATCCTGGCCGTCGTCCTGATGCAGGCCCGTCAGGAGGAGGAGCTCGCCGCGCGCGGTCGCGGCGACTTCCTCACCGACCTCGCGGAGGGCCGTATCGCGGCCGAGGACGCGCCCGCGCAGGCCCGCGTGCTCGGCTTCAAGCCCGGCGCCAGCCCGCTCCTGCCCGTCGTGATGCGACTGGCCGACGGCCTGTCCCCCGGCGGCGGCTGGGCCGTCCTGGCCCGCGCGGTCGCCGAGGAGCTGGCCTCCGTGGGCGTCCCGGTCCTGCTGGGCGTACGTCCGGTCGAGGGCCGCGTCCCGCTCCTGCTGGGCCTGCGCTCGGAGTCCGAACGCGCGGCCGTGGCCGACCGGGTCGCGGCGGCGCTGCGGGCGGGTGTGGAGCGCGCGGGCATGCAGCGGCCCGGGGCGCAGCCACCGGTGGTGGTGGTCGGCGTCGCGGGCGGCTGGGCGGCGGCTTCGGCGGGCCTGCGGCACGCGGCGGAGACGGCGACGGCGGCGCAGGGCCTGTCGGACCGCCCCTGGTACGACGCCCGCCGCCTGGACATCGACCTGCTCCTGTGGCGGCTGCGCGACCACCCGGACCTGGCGGCCTTCGTGGACCGCGCGATCGGCCCCCTCCGCGACCACGACAACCGCTCCAAGCCACCGCTCCTGCCCACTCTGGAGACGTACTTGGCCCACGCGGGCCGCAAGGCGGAGACGGCCCGCGAACTGCACCTCAACCGGCAGACCCTCTACAACCGGCTCGCCCGGATCGGCGAGTTGCTGGGCACGGACCTGGACGACCCGCAGACGGTACTGGCGTTGAGCCTGGCGCTGCGGGCCCGGAGGCATGTGCCGTAG
- a CDS encoding glycosyltransferase family 4 protein yields the protein MSHVSSHSPHGQSPLRTVQVLGGGSAGSSAHVRSLTSGLVARGVRVTVCAPAEADHAYGFTGVGAQHVPVPRSSDPASVAALRTACADADLVHAHGLHAALRAALALSGRRVPLVVTWHTRSHAEGARAHLLRLLERRVARAAAVVLGTSSDLVDRARSRGARDARLAAVAFPAPRTPVELGDPDRLRHKARAELGATDRPLLMAVGSLDRHRGYDTLLDAARAWRHLDPAPLLVIAGEGPLRTVLQRRIEDEGLPVRLIGRRDDITELLAAAEIALLPSSWESRSVLAQEALHARVPLVATAVGGVPELVGDAAELVPYGDAEALAEAVVRLLGDPARREVLQEMGARQAATWPTEDETVAQVLSVYDELTQHRPLG from the coding sequence GTGAGCCACGTGAGCAGCCACTCACCGCACGGCCAGTCGCCGCTGCGCACCGTGCAGGTGCTCGGCGGCGGGAGCGCGGGCAGCAGCGCGCATGTGCGGTCGCTGACTTCGGGGCTCGTGGCCCGGGGCGTGCGGGTCACCGTGTGCGCCCCAGCCGAGGCCGATCACGCGTACGGGTTCACCGGCGTGGGCGCACAGCACGTTCCCGTGCCGCGCAGCAGTGACCCCGCCTCCGTGGCCGCGCTGCGGACGGCCTGCGCGGACGCCGACCTCGTGCACGCGCACGGGCTGCACGCGGCGCTCAGGGCCGCGCTCGCGCTCAGCGGGCGGCGCGTGCCGCTCGTCGTCACCTGGCACACGCGCTCGCATGCGGAGGGGGCACGGGCCCATCTGCTGCGGCTCCTTGAGCGGCGGGTGGCGAGAGCCGCCGCTGTCGTCCTCGGTACCTCCTCCGACCTCGTGGACCGGGCGCGCAGCAGGGGAGCGCGGGACGCGCGGCTCGCCGCCGTCGCCTTCCCGGCGCCGCGTACGCCGGTCGAGCTGGGTGACCCCGACCGGCTGCGGCACAAGGCGCGGGCCGAACTCGGCGCCACCGACCGCCCGTTGCTCATGGCGGTCGGTTCCCTCGACCGGCATCGCGGTTACGACACCCTGCTGGACGCCGCACGAGCATGGCGTCACCTCGATCCGGCGCCGCTGCTCGTGATCGCGGGGGAGGGGCCGCTCCGGACGGTTCTGCAGCGCCGTATCGAGGACGAAGGACTGCCCGTCCGGCTGATCGGGCGGCGCGACGACATCACGGAGCTCCTCGCGGCCGCCGAGATCGCGCTGCTGCCCAGCAGTTGGGAATCCCGCTCCGTCCTCGCGCAAGAGGCCCTCCACGCGCGCGTGCCGCTCGTCGCGACCGCGGTCGGGGGCGTCCCCGAACTGGTCGGCGACGCGGCCGAACTCGTTCCGTACGGCGATGCGGAGGCGCTCGCCGAAGCCGTCGTACGCCTGCTCGGCGATCCCGCTCGACGAGAGGTTCTCCAGGAGATGGGCGCCCGACAGGCCGCCACCTGGCCGACCGAGGACGAGACGGTCGCCCAAGTGCTGAGCGTCTACGACGAGTTGACGCAGCACAGGCCTTTGGGCTGA
- a CDS encoding glycoside hydrolase family 15 protein — MHVAGRIEDYALIGDMQTAALVCRDGTVDWLCLPRFDSHAIFAGLLGTEEHGFWRLGPAHAADAEPPTAARRRYRGDSLILESEWDTPRGTVRVTDFMPPRDGAPQLIRIVEGVTGRVPMRSALRMRFSYGRVVPWVHKHEGRTVAVAGPDSVWFDTACETYGKALTTYADFTVAPGDRIAFTISWEPSHKEPPALPEPEQSLEATEDFWRDWVDQCTYHGPYREAVVRSLITLKALTYAPTGGIVAAPTTSLPEEIGGVRNWDYRYTWLRDAAITLSSLLRTGYREEARAWREWLLRAVAGDPENLQIMYGIAGERELGEAELDWLPGYENSTPVRVGNGAAHQLQLDVYGEVTEALHLAHMTGLSRNDYASLLQLKLIRYLENHWDQPDEGIWEVRGPRRHFVHSKVMAWVAVDRTIKLIESGDADGPLEKWRELRDDIHRDVCEKGYDKERNTFTQSYGSKELDASLLLIPQMGFLPPDDKRVIGTIEAIQRELSTPDGFILRYPTTGEDAGVDGLEGDEGAFLACSFWMADDLAMIGRVDEARKLFERLLALRNDLGLLAEEWDPRLQRQVGNFPQAFSHVPLIDTALRLTASGAYGG; from the coding sequence ATGCACGTGGCCGGGCGCATCGAGGACTACGCACTCATCGGAGACATGCAGACAGCGGCGCTGGTCTGCCGGGACGGCACAGTCGACTGGCTGTGCCTGCCCCGCTTCGACTCCCATGCCATCTTCGCTGGGCTGCTCGGCACGGAGGAACACGGATTCTGGCGGCTGGGCCCGGCCCACGCGGCCGACGCCGAACCTCCGACGGCGGCGCGCCGCAGATACCGCGGCGACTCGCTGATCCTCGAATCCGAGTGGGACACCCCGCGCGGCACGGTCCGCGTGACCGATTTCATGCCCCCGCGCGACGGCGCGCCGCAGCTGATCCGGATCGTCGAGGGCGTCACGGGCCGGGTGCCGATGCGCTCCGCGCTGCGGATGCGTTTCAGCTACGGCCGCGTGGTGCCCTGGGTGCACAAGCACGAGGGGCGCACGGTCGCCGTCGCCGGGCCCGACTCGGTGTGGTTCGACACCGCCTGCGAGACCTACGGCAAGGCACTGACCACCTACGCGGACTTCACGGTGGCGCCCGGCGACCGGATCGCGTTCACCATCTCGTGGGAACCCTCGCACAAGGAGCCGCCCGCGCTGCCCGAGCCCGAGCAGTCGCTGGAGGCCACCGAGGACTTCTGGCGCGACTGGGTCGACCAGTGCACGTACCACGGCCCCTACCGTGAGGCCGTCGTCCGCTCGCTGATCACGCTGAAGGCCCTGACGTACGCGCCCACGGGCGGCATCGTCGCCGCGCCCACCACCTCCCTCCCGGAGGAGATCGGCGGCGTACGCAACTGGGACTACCGCTACACCTGGCTCCGCGACGCCGCCATCACCCTCTCCTCGCTGCTGCGCACCGGCTACCGCGAGGAAGCCCGCGCCTGGCGCGAGTGGCTGCTGCGCGCCGTCGCCGGCGACCCGGAGAACCTGCAGATCATGTACGGCATCGCGGGCGAACGGGAGTTGGGCGAGGCGGAGCTCGACTGGCTTCCCGGATACGAGAATTCGACGCCCGTACGGGTCGGCAACGGCGCCGCGCACCAGCTCCAGCTCGATGTGTACGGCGAGGTCACCGAGGCCCTGCACCTGGCCCACATGACGGGCCTGTCCCGCAACGACTACGCCTCGCTGCTCCAGCTGAAGCTGATCCGCTACCTGGAGAACCACTGGGACCAGCCCGACGAGGGCATCTGGGAAGTCCGAGGTCCACGACGGCACTTCGTTCACTCCAAGGTGATGGCCTGGGTCGCCGTCGACCGCACCATCAAGCTCATCGAGTCCGGCGACGCGGACGGCCCGCTGGAGAAGTGGCGCGAGCTGCGCGACGACATCCACCGGGACGTGTGCGAGAAGGGCTACGACAAGGAGCGCAACACGTTCACGCAGTCGTACGGCTCCAAGGAGCTGGACGCCTCGCTGCTCCTCATCCCGCAGATGGGCTTCCTGCCCCCGGACGACAAGCGCGTGATCGGCACCATCGAGGCGATCCAGCGCGAGCTGTCCACCCCGGACGGCTTCATCCTGCGCTACCCGACCACCGGTGAGGACGCGGGCGTGGACGGCCTGGAGGGCGACGAGGGCGCCTTCCTCGCCTGCTCGTTCTGGATGGCGGACGACCTGGCGATGATCGGCCGCGTGGACGAGGCCCGCAAACTCTTCGAGAGGCTGCTGGCGCTCAGGAACGACCTCGGTCTGCTCGCCGAGGAGTGGGACCCGCGGCTCCAGCGGCAGGTGGGCAACTTCCCGCAGGCGTTCAGTCACGTTCCCCTGATCGACACGGCACTGAGGCTGACGGCCTCGGGGGCGTACGGCGGCTGA
- a CDS encoding APC family permease, with protein MVERPTREVHRLKANSVGLVGVVFMAVATAAPITAMTGNLPIAVGFGNGTGAPAGYLFATVVLTVFSVGYVAMAKRITAAGAFYGYISHGLGRIAGMASGMLAVMAYIVFEASIVGVFSYFAKTTVDDQLGVDLPWILYAAAMLAVTAVLSYFDINLTAKALGVMLIAEIAVLFAVATAVLVQGGGPDGIPVEPINPKNAFTGTSAGLGLFFAFWSWVGFESTAMYGEESRDPKRVIPRATLISVVGVGLFYIYVSWMTIAGNGLKGSVKISSGTSPLDLFFDPAHAFIGAWAVDAFQWLLITGSFACGMAFHQCAARYLYAIGREGFLHPALGRTHARHGSPYIASFVQSVIAVALVAAFWLTGQDPYIHLYTLLAILGTMAILIVQTLCSFAVIGYFRKHHPEDRHWFRTFAAPLVGGIGMIAVVVLLVLNLDTAAGTAADSLFFKAIPWIVGLVFFGRLGLGFYLKVRQPERYAVIGRIVLEDAAERTDDVQQASATV; from the coding sequence ATGGTAGAAAGACCCACGCGAGAGGTGCATCGCCTCAAAGCGAATTCCGTAGGTCTGGTGGGCGTCGTGTTCATGGCGGTCGCCACCGCCGCGCCGATCACCGCGATGACGGGCAACCTCCCCATCGCGGTCGGGTTCGGCAACGGCACGGGCGCGCCCGCGGGCTATCTCTTCGCCACGGTCGTGCTGACGGTCTTCTCCGTCGGATACGTCGCCATGGCCAAGCGGATCACGGCCGCGGGAGCCTTCTACGGCTACATCTCGCACGGTCTGGGCCGGATCGCCGGGATGGCCTCCGGAATGCTCGCCGTGATGGCGTACATCGTCTTCGAGGCGTCCATCGTCGGCGTCTTCTCGTACTTCGCGAAGACCACGGTCGACGACCAGCTGGGTGTCGACCTGCCGTGGATCCTCTACGCGGCCGCCATGCTCGCCGTCACGGCCGTCCTGTCGTACTTCGACATCAACCTCACCGCGAAGGCCCTCGGCGTGATGCTGATCGCCGAGATCGCCGTGCTGTTCGCGGTGGCCACCGCTGTGCTCGTCCAGGGCGGCGGCCCGGACGGCATCCCTGTAGAGCCCATCAATCCGAAGAACGCCTTCACCGGGACCTCGGCCGGGCTCGGTCTGTTCTTCGCCTTCTGGTCGTGGGTCGGGTTCGAGTCGACGGCGATGTACGGCGAGGAGTCCCGCGACCCGAAGCGGGTCATCCCGCGCGCCACGCTGATCTCGGTCGTCGGCGTCGGACTGTTCTACATCTACGTCTCCTGGATGACGATCGCCGGCAACGGCCTGAAGGGCTCGGTCAAGATCTCCTCCGGCACGAGCCCCCTCGACCTGTTCTTCGACCCGGCGCACGCCTTCATCGGCGCCTGGGCGGTCGACGCCTTCCAGTGGCTGCTGATCACCGGCTCGTTCGCCTGCGGCATGGCCTTCCACCAATGCGCGGCACGCTACTTGTACGCGATCGGGCGCGAGGGCTTCCTGCACCCGGCCCTGGGCCGTACGCACGCGCGGCACGGCTCCCCGTACATCGCCTCGTTCGTCCAGTCCGTCATCGCCGTCGCGCTCGTGGCCGCCTTCTGGCTGACCGGGCAGGACCCCTACATCCACCTCTACACGCTGCTCGCGATCCTCGGCACGATGGCGATCCTCATCGTGCAGACGCTGTGCTCGTTCGCGGTGATCGGCTACTTCCGCAAGCATCACCCCGAGGACCGGCACTGGTTCAGGACCTTCGCCGCGCCCCTGGTCGGCGGGATCGGCATGATCGCCGTGGTCGTGCTGCTGGTGCTGAACCTGGACACCGCCGCGGGTACGGCGGCGGACTCGCTCTTCTTCAAGGCCATCCCGTGGATCGTCGGCCTGGTCTTCTTCGGCAGGCTCGGCCTCGGGTTCTACCTCAAGGTCAGACAGCCCGAGCGCTACGCCGTCATCGGCCGGATCGTCCTGGAGGACGCGGCCGAGCGCACGGACGACGTCCAGCAAGCCTCCGCCACCGTCTGA
- a CDS encoding FAD-binding oxidoreductase, with protein MAPLGKAGTALAALRADLPGEVFAPDDPGYDDARTIFNAMIDKRPAVIARCESEADVARSVRFARDLDLPIAVRGGGHSVSGMSLNDGGLVIDLRRMRTVTVHPGSETVRVEGGAVMSDLDLATQPYGLATTGGRVSTTGVGGFVLGGGNGWLDRSFGLAADNLLGVELVTADGTTVRATDHENAELFWALHVGGGNFGVATALTLKLHPLPEFSIALLMSQPDAGPDLIRVYREVIENGPSEAGGAVMYTTGPPEEFVPEHMVGKLLCAVLLTYVGGEEDLRKLAQPLLALPHEVEMLTAIPYPDLQCMLDDPPGLRNYWSSEYLTGLPDELVDVFCALGESVPVPTGTQHVLFPQGGAIASGPARFPVPYRDAPWGVHPFGIWEDPADDERCIQWVGDVRAGVRPWSTGAVYLNFIGNEGADRVVAGLGAGNLRRLAAVKAEYDPDNVFRFNHNIAPVPS; from the coding sequence ATGGCTCCCCTCGGGAAGGCGGGCACGGCGCTCGCCGCGCTCCGCGCGGACCTGCCCGGTGAGGTGTTCGCCCCGGACGACCCCGGGTACGACGACGCCCGGACGATCTTCAACGCGATGATCGACAAACGCCCCGCCGTGATCGCACGCTGCGAGAGCGAGGCCGATGTGGCCCGTTCGGTGCGCTTCGCGCGGGACCTGGACCTGCCGATCGCGGTGCGCGGCGGCGGCCACAGCGTGTCGGGCATGTCGCTCAACGACGGCGGCCTGGTCATCGACCTGCGCCGGATGCGGACGGTGACGGTCCACCCCGGTTCCGAGACGGTACGGGTGGAGGGCGGCGCCGTCATGAGCGACCTCGACCTGGCCACCCAGCCGTACGGCCTGGCGACGACCGGCGGCCGCGTCTCGACCACCGGCGTCGGCGGCTTCGTACTCGGCGGCGGGAACGGCTGGCTCGACCGGTCGTTCGGCCTCGCCGCCGACAATCTGCTCGGCGTAGAACTGGTGACGGCCGACGGGACGACGGTCCGGGCCACCGACCACGAGAACGCGGAACTCTTCTGGGCCCTGCACGTCGGCGGCGGCAACTTCGGCGTCGCCACCGCGCTGACCCTGAAGCTGCACCCGCTGCCGGAATTCTCCATCGCCCTGCTGATGTCCCAGCCGGACGCCGGCCCGGACCTGATCCGCGTCTACCGCGAGGTCATCGAGAACGGCCCGTCGGAGGCGGGCGGCGCCGTCATGTATACGACGGGCCCGCCCGAGGAGTTCGTCCCCGAGCACATGGTCGGCAAGCTGCTGTGCGCCGTTCTCCTCACGTACGTGGGCGGCGAGGAAGATCTGCGCAAGCTCGCCCAGCCTCTGCTGGCGCTGCCGCACGAGGTCGAGATGCTCACCGCCATCCCCTACCCCGACCTCCAGTGCATGCTCGACGACCCGCCCGGCCTGCGGAACTACTGGTCGTCGGAGTATCTGACAGGTCTGCCCGACGAGCTCGTGGACGTGTTCTGCGCCCTCGGCGAGTCCGTGCCCGTACCCACGGGAACCCAGCACGTGCTGTTCCCTCAGGGCGGCGCGATCGCCTCCGGCCCGGCCCGCTTCCCGGTCCCCTACCGGGACGCACCCTGGGGCGTGCACCCCTTCGGAATCTGGGAGGACCCGGCCGACGACGAGCGCTGTATCCAGTGGGTCGGGGACGTCCGCGCGGGCGTCCGGCCGTGGAGCACCGGCGCGGTCTACCTCAACTTCATCGGGAACGAGGGCGCGGACCGGGTCGTGGCCGGCCTCGGCGCCGGGAACCTCCGGCGGCTGGCCGCGGTGAAAGCGGAATACGACCCCGACAACGTCTTCCGCTTCAACCACAACATCGCGCCGGTGCCTAGCTGA